The nucleotide sequence AAAAAGTGAATCTACCTTTTCGCATTCCCTCGTTACTCATTATCGCGGTCCTTACCGTTTCCGCCTCTGCCTGTTCACCATCATATGACGGCAAAAATCAGCCTTTGGCCCGCAACGGGGTCCTTGACGTGCGGAACTGGGACTTTGACCGTGATGGTCCGGTGAGCCTGTCCGGGGAATGGCTGCTCTACCAGAACGAGATCCTCAAACCGGAAAACTGCAATGACGAGGGATGCGGCCGCACCTCTGGTATCACCATGCTGCCGGCGGGCAGGAGCCGGCATTCGGTAGCCGGGCAGGTCCTTACGGCCAGTGGATCGGCGACCTATCGTCTCACGGTCCTCCTCAATGAGCGCTATGACCGGCGTATCTTAGCAATCAAGATATCGGAAATGAGATCGGCCAAGCGGTTTTATGTGAACAATTCCCTGGTGAGCTCCACGGGCGTAGTGGCCGGTAATGAAAAAGACGAACGGTTCGGAACCTCCGTGGCGGTGAAGAGCTTCGTGCCCGGCGCTTCCCGGCTGTCGATTCTTATGGCGATCTCCAATCATACCTATTCATACGAGGGTCCTGAAAATCCGGTGCTCCTGGGCACTGAAGAGCAGATAACCGGCATCATGAAGGGAACGGTTTCCAAGGACCTGTTCATCTTCGGGAGCCTCATGATGATATTCCTGTTTTATCTCAACATGTATATTCTGCGCCGGACGGAAAAATCCTTCCTGTATTTCAGCCTGTATTGCCTTGCCGTGGGGATATTCGGCATGACTACCGGCGATACCAATATACTTGTTTTCTTTCCGTCCCTTACGGCCGAGCAGATATATTTCCTGATACACGCGAGCTTTTATTGCTCCATACCGGTTTTTCTGCGCTTTCTCTTCTGGCTCTTTCCCGGCGTAATTCCGTTGACCTTTGCGAGGATCGTCGATCCCCTGCCGCTGCTTTTTCTCGCCGTGGAAGCGCTGCTGCCATACCGCCTGTATGCCACAACGGGATATATATACCAGCTGCTCTCCGTGGCGGTGGTCGCCGTGACCATCTTTTTCCTGGTCAGGGCACTTTTAAAAGGGTACAAGGGGATGAGGGTATTCCTCTCCGGATTTGTGATTCTCATCGCGGCGTTTATAAATGATCTGCTATTCTACAACAAGGTCATAATCACCGGGTATTTCATAACGCAGGGATTGATGCTCTTTATCATTTTCCAGTCGCTGATCCTGTCCTATCGCTTCACCAGGGCATACGCCACGGTGGAAACGCTCCATGGCGAACTCGCGGCCCTGAACGAGGACCTGGCGGAAAAAGTGAAGGAGCGAACCGAGGAGCTTGACGCCGCCCTCACCGAGATGGGAAGCATGAACGAAACCCTCGCCTCGGCAAACAAGTCCCTGGAAGAGGCCGGCCGGATTGCCGAGCGCGACATGCGAATGGCCACCTACGTCCAGAACGCGATCATCTTCAAGGAACCGCCGCAGACCGGGGAGTGGGATGTCGCCTGCAGTTATCGTCCCATGGCCGGCGTGTCGGGGGATTTCTACGATTTTTATACTTTAGGAGGCAGCCTGGCCGGCATAGCGATTTTCGACGTATCGGGCCATGGCATATCATCGGGCCTGGTCACCATGATAGCAAAGACCCTTCTGTTCAGGCTGTTTCGCGATTACCATGATTCTGAATTCAACTCTATTTTCAACAGGTTCAACCAGGACCTGTACTATGACATTGGGCGGGCGCATTATTATCTAACCGGGTTGCTGCTCAAACTGGAGGGTAACGCTGTTCATTTCCTCAATGCAGGCCACCACGATATGCTGCTAAGGGATGCCGGTGGCGTCAAGCCGGCAAGTTGCAGCGAGCCCGACGGCCGATCCGGTTTCATCCTGGGCGTAAAACTTGAAGATTATACCTGCGATATGACGAGTATTACGTTGCAGGAGGGTGATGTGCTGGCCCTTTTCACGGATGGTATGGTCGAGGCCAGGAACGAGGATGAGGAGTTGTTCGATGTCAGTCGTATTTCAAAGGCCCTGGCCGAAGCGCCCGGGTCCTCTTCACGGGAGATCCTGGACCACATTCTCGAACGGTTCAATGAATTCACCGGGAATACGGCAATTAGGGACGACATTACGGTCATAATAATGCGCCGCCGGTGATGCTGTGCCCATTGAGCGCTTCCCAGGGGGGAGGCACAAGGGGGTCAGAGCCTCGCCTCTAAAAGGAGTCAGGGGATGCGATCGGGTGCGAAAGAAAACAGGCATGCCTACAACATCCTGACACCATGGGACCTGGGGGAG is from Spirochaetota bacterium and encodes:
- a CDS encoding SpoIIE family protein phosphatase, with amino-acid sequence MNLPFRIPSLLIIAVLTVSASACSPSYDGKNQPLARNGVLDVRNWDFDRDGPVSLSGEWLLYQNEILKPENCNDEGCGRTSGITMLPAGRSRHSVAGQVLTASGSATYRLTVLLNERYDRRILAIKISEMRSAKRFYVNNSLVSSTGVVAGNEKDERFGTSVAVKSFVPGASRLSILMAISNHTYSYEGPENPVLLGTEEQITGIMKGTVSKDLFIFGSLMMIFLFYLNMYILRRTEKSFLYFSLYCLAVGIFGMTTGDTNILVFFPSLTAEQIYFLIHASFYCSIPVFLRFLFWLFPGVIPLTFARIVDPLPLLFLAVEALLPYRLYATTGYIYQLLSVAVVAVTIFFLVRALLKGYKGMRVFLSGFVILIAAFINDLLFYNKVIITGYFITQGLMLFIIFQSLILSYRFTRAYATVETLHGELAALNEDLAEKVKERTEELDAALTEMGSMNETLASANKSLEEAGRIAERDMRMATYVQNAIIFKEPPQTGEWDVACSYRPMAGVSGDFYDFYTLGGSLAGIAIFDVSGHGISSGLVTMIAKTLLFRLFRDYHDSEFNSIFNRFNQDLYYDIGRAHYYLTGLLLKLEGNAVHFLNAGHHDMLLRDAGGVKPASCSEPDGRSGFILGVKLEDYTCDMTSITLQEGDVLALFTDGMVEARNEDEELFDVSRISKALAEAPGSSSREILDHILERFNEFTGNTAIRDDITVIIMRRR